The Deltaproteobacteria bacterium genome includes a region encoding these proteins:
- the rplT gene encoding 50S ribosomal protein L20, whose amino-acid sequence MPRVKRGFKARRRRNKILKAAKGFRGGHSKQLRTADAMVMRAGVYAYRDRRTRKRDFRSLWIVRINAAAREHGLSYSRFIGGLQRAGILLDRKAIADMAVHDPAAFSRLVSMAQ is encoded by the coding sequence ATGCCAAGGGTTAAAAGAGGCTTTAAGGCCAGGAGAAGAAGAAATAAGATATTGAAGGCTGCGAAAGGCTTCCGGGGGGGGCACAGTAAACAGCTCAGGACCGCGGATGCGATGGTTATGCGGGCCGGCGTGTACGCATACCGGGATCGGAGGACCCGAAAACGGGATTTCCGCAGTCTCTGGATTGTCAGGATCAATGCCGCTGCCAGGGAGCACGGACTCTCCTACAGCCGGTTCATCGGAGGTCTTCAGAGGGCGGGGATACTTTTGGATCGTAAGGCGATCGCCGATATGGCGGTCCATGATCCCGCGGCTTTTTCCCGGTTAGTGAGCATGGCCCAGTAG
- the rpmI gene encoding 50S ribosomal protein L35, which yields MPKIKTNRGAAKRFKTTGSGKVVRSKAFSSHILTKKSSKRKRNLRKSSLVDATNMRQVAKLIPYL from the coding sequence ATGCCCAAGATAAAGACGAACCGAGGAGCCGCCAAGCGGTTTAAGACCACTGGGTCGGGTAAGGTGGTAAGAAGCAAGGCTTTTTCAAGTCATATTCTCACGAAAAAGAGTTCCAAACGAAAAAGAAATCTGAGGAAATCGAGTCTTGTGGATGCCACCAATATGAGACAGGTGGCCAAACTGATCCCCTATCTATGA
- the infC gene encoding translation initiation factor IF-3: MTIVKKSDDVRINERIRSREVRLISSEGDQLGIVSLRDALEAAKNEGFDLVEVAPNSDPPVCRIMDYGKFRYQTSKKVQEARKKSRGGQMKEIKLRPHTEDHDLTFKIKNLKKFLEKKHRVKVTVFFRGREMAYMNAGEEILKRVAEEVSEDGAVEQPPTREARNRMTMVIIPK, from the coding sequence ATGACCATAGTAAAAAAATCTGATGACGTCAGGATCAATGAACGGATCCGTTCGAGGGAGGTGCGATTGATCTCTTCTGAAGGCGATCAATTGGGTATCGTATCCCTGCGTGATGCCTTGGAAGCGGCCAAAAATGAAGGATTTGATCTTGTAGAGGTTGCGCCCAATTCAGACCCCCCGGTCTGTCGGATCATGGATTACGGGAAGTTCAGATACCAGACGAGCAAGAAGGTCCAGGAGGCTCGAAAAAAGAGCCGAGGCGGCCAGATGAAGGAGATCAAACTTCGCCCCCATACAGAGGACCACGACCTCACCTTCAAGATCAAGAACCTCAAGAAATTTCTTGAAAAGAAGCATCGGGTGAAGGTCACTGTTTTTTTCAGGGGGAGAGAGATGGCCTATATGAATGCCGGCGAAGAGATCCTGAAGCGGGTCGCTGAAGAGGTCTCGGAAGACGGTGCCGTAGAACAGCCGCCTACCCGGGAGGCGAGAAACAGAATGACGATGGTCATTATTCCGAAATAA
- the thrS gene encoding threonine--tRNA ligase, giving the protein MKTFSIHLNENPTEQVEAESLSARQALEHLNVGGLDRVVAVKVNGELQDLSSALEDEAELAPIYLQSDEGVEILRHSTSHVMAMAVRELFPGVKVTIGPAIENGFYYDFDYERPFREDDLPAIEEKMKEIIRADLPFARKEMGSQEAIDFFKDQGEDYKVELIQDLGADQVSLYTQGSFTDLCRGPHIPSTGMIKAFHLTRVAGAYWRGDETRPMLSRIYGVAFADQKHLKKHLHWLEEAKKRNHVRLGPQLGLFNTYEEIGAGMIVWHPKGAMLRHILEEFEIREHLRRGYELARGPQILKTELWKKSGHFENYRENMYFTEIDKQSYGIKPMNCLSHMLIYGSKLRSYRDLPKRYFELGTVHRHERSGVLHGLFRVREFTQDDAHIICTPDQLNAEIKGVLNFVKEVMDIFQFEYDLEISTRPEKSIGSDADWELATQALIRAMEDERLAYEINEGDGAFYGPKIDVKLKDALGRKWQCATIQCDFTLPEKFDLTYIGKDGEKHRPVMLHRVILGAIERFIGVLIEHYAGAFPTWLAPVQAVILTVTDRNIPHAQKVYQTLREADVRVEADLRNEKLGLKVREAQLQKIPYMLIIGDNECDNDGVTPRQRSGQNLSLMTAKAFSDLIKGESEQRR; this is encoded by the coding sequence ATGAAAACGTTTTCGATCCATTTGAATGAAAATCCGACAGAACAGGTGGAGGCGGAATCCCTGTCAGCGCGCCAGGCCCTTGAACATCTGAATGTGGGCGGCCTGGACAGGGTGGTGGCTGTAAAGGTGAACGGAGAGTTGCAGGACCTGTCTTCGGCCCTGGAAGACGAGGCTGAACTGGCGCCCATCTATCTGCAGTCCGATGAAGGGGTGGAAATCCTCCGGCACAGCACCTCCCATGTCATGGCAATGGCCGTCAGGGAGCTCTTTCCCGGGGTAAAGGTCACGATCGGCCCGGCCATTGAAAACGGATTTTATTATGATTTTGATTATGAACGTCCGTTCAGAGAGGATGATCTCCCTGCCATTGAAGAAAAGATGAAAGAGATCATCCGGGCAGACCTTCCCTTTGCCAGGAAAGAGATGGGGAGTCAGGAGGCGATCGATTTTTTCAAGGATCAGGGCGAAGATTACAAGGTCGAATTGATCCAGGACCTGGGCGCGGACCAGGTTTCCCTCTATACCCAGGGCAGTTTCACAGATCTGTGCCGGGGGCCGCATATCCCGTCCACCGGGATGATTAAGGCCTTTCATTTGACCCGGGTTGCCGGGGCTTACTGGCGGGGGGATGAAACCCGGCCCATGCTGAGTCGAATCTATGGCGTGGCATTCGCCGACCAGAAGCATCTGAAAAAGCACCTCCACTGGCTCGAAGAGGCCAAAAAAAGAAATCATGTCCGACTGGGACCCCAGCTCGGACTCTTCAATACCTATGAAGAGATCGGGGCCGGGATGATCGTCTGGCATCCCAAGGGCGCCATGTTGCGGCACATCCTCGAGGAGTTTGAGATACGGGAGCATTTGAGAAGGGGATACGAGTTGGCGAGAGGTCCGCAGATCCTGAAGACGGAATTGTGGAAAAAGTCGGGTCACTTCGAGAATTACCGGGAAAACATGTATTTTACCGAGATCGATAAGCAGTCCTACGGTATCAAGCCGATGAACTGTCTGTCGCACATGCTCATTTACGGCTCCAAGTTGAGAAGCTACCGGGATCTGCCCAAAAGGTACTTTGAGTTGGGCACGGTCCACCGGCACGAGCGTTCAGGGGTCTTGCACGGACTTTTCAGGGTTCGGGAATTCACCCAGGATGACGCCCATATCATCTGTACTCCGGATCAGCTCAATGCCGAGATAAAGGGCGTGCTCAACTTTGTCAAAGAGGTCATGGATATCTTTCAGTTTGAATATGACCTGGAGATCAGTACGCGGCCTGAAAAGTCGATCGGGTCTGATGCGGACTGGGAACTTGCTACACAGGCCCTTATCAGGGCCATGGAAGATGAGCGGCTGGCGTACGAGATCAATGAAGGGGACGGGGCCTTCTATGGTCCCAAGATCGATGTCAAGTTGAAAGACGCACTGGGAAGAAAATGGCAGTGCGCTACCATTCAATGTGATTTTACACTTCCTGAAAAGTTTGATCTCACGTATATTGGTAAAGACGGCGAAAAGCATCGGCCGGTGATGCTTCACCGGGTGATTTTAGGCGCAATTGAGAGGTTCATCGGGGTTTTGATCGAACATTATGCGGGCGCATTTCCCACATGGCTGGCGCCGGTGCAGGCGGTCATCCTTACGGTAACAGACAGAAATATCCCCCATGCCCAAAAGGTATATCAGACCCTGAGGGAGGCGGATGTCCGGGTTGAGGCCGATCTCAGAAACGAGAAACTCGGCCTCAAGGTGAGAGAGGCGCAACTGCAGAAGATCCCTTATATGCTGATTATCGGGGATAATGAATGCGATAATGACGGGGTAACCCCAAGGCAGAGGAGCGGTCAAAATCTTTCGCTGATGACTGCGAAGGCATTTAGTGACCTGATCAAAGGAGAGTCCGAACAAAGGAGGTAA
- a CDS encoding cobalamin-binding protein, which translates to MQHIRYILFLIIFCSLFFSIGPSAARTATDETGRRVIVPDDPRRIVSFAPSITEIIFAVGREDRLKGVSRFSDFPPEATRLPSVGSYIRLDLEKIVALRPDLCFATKDGNPKDVVARLSALGIPVYAVHPKDLESVMRTIRRIGDLLNAGPKADAVIQQMQSRISHVTSVVSKASRRPGVFFQIGISPIVSVGESTFINELIELAGGINLAKGPTPYPRFSHEQVLALAPDVLIITSMARGGRFEAVKREWGRWPSIPAVRNHRILTVDSNLFDRPSPRLVDALEILARLIHPGLFEGEK; encoded by the coding sequence ATGCAACATATTCGGTACATTCTTTTTTTGATAATTTTCTGCAGCCTCTTTTTCTCTATAGGACCATCGGCCGCCAGAACAGCAACAGATGAAACGGGCCGGCGAGTCATTGTGCCGGATGATCCCAGACGCATCGTTTCCTTTGCCCCCAGCATCACGGAGATCATATTTGCAGTGGGCAGGGAGGATCGGTTAAAGGGGGTAAGCCGGTTTAGCGATTTCCCCCCAGAGGCCACCCGACTTCCCTCTGTCGGATCCTATATCCGCCTGGACCTGGAAAAAATCGTGGCCTTAAGACCTGATCTCTGTTTTGCCACCAAGGACGGCAATCCGAAGGATGTGGTCGCTCGGCTGAGCGCCCTCGGCATACCCGTTTATGCGGTGCACCCGAAGGATCTGGAATCGGTCATGAGAACCATTCGCCGCATAGGGGACCTCCTCAACGCCGGCCCAAAGGCAGACGCCGTTATCCAGCAGATGCAATCCAGGATCAGCCATGTCACATCAGTGGTCTCAAAGGCCTCCCGCCGGCCGGGGGTCTTCTTTCAAATAGGGATCTCCCCCATTGTCTCCGTGGGGGAATCGACCTTTATCAATGAACTGATAGAGCTCGCAGGCGGGATAAATCTTGCAAAGGGCCCTACCCCGTACCCGCGATTCAGCCACGAACAGGTCCTGGCCCTAGCGCCGGACGTGCTCATCATTACCTCCATGGCGCGGGGAGGCAGATTTGAGGCGGTCAAGAGGGAGTGGGGCAGGTGGCCCTCCATCCCTGCCGTACGAAACCATCGCATCCTGACGGTGGACTCCAATCTCTTTGACCGGCCCAGTCCCCGGCTGGTTGACGCCCTTGAAATCCTTGCCCGGCTCATCCACCCCGGACTTTTCGAGGGAGAGAAGTGA
- a CDS encoding iron ABC transporter permease, translating into MDLERPLLLRRLSRVSLLLLCLMIAAVFFGISIGSTGTGISESLATLFDGKNTDAMRHTIVWEIRFPRVLLAILVGATLSLGGLVFQALLRNPLAEPYILGVSSGAGIGAIIGILAGLPRFPGVGATAFAGSMGTLLLLFVMSSGQTMLKKDTLLLSGVMVNAFCAALIMFLMSITQDSRLHNIIFWLMGDLSTADLYQVGILAGLLVPGFILLFCLSNAMNLLLMGRELAQTMGLNIKAATVTLLVATSFMVSLTVSYCGPIGFVGLVMPHVLRLAVGPDHRVLVPACILGGGTYMVLCDLLARTLPDQGEMPAGVITAMIGVPLFIILLKKTRR; encoded by the coding sequence ATGGACCTGGAAAGACCTCTCCTCCTGAGACGCCTTTCCAGGGTATCCCTGTTGCTGCTCTGTCTCATGATCGCAGCCGTATTCTTCGGGATCTCCATCGGATCGACCGGTACCGGCATCAGCGAAAGCCTGGCGACCCTGTTTGACGGAAAGAATACAGACGCCATGCGCCATACCATTGTCTGGGAGATACGGTTCCCCCGCGTCCTCCTGGCGATCCTGGTAGGCGCCACCCTTTCCCTGGGGGGGCTGGTCTTTCAGGCTCTCCTCCGGAACCCCCTGGCCGAGCCCTATATCCTGGGGGTTTCCAGTGGAGCTGGGATCGGCGCCATCATCGGTATTCTCGCAGGACTTCCCCGCTTTCCCGGGGTAGGCGCAACGGCCTTCGCAGGAAGTATGGGAACCCTCCTCCTCCTCTTCGTCATGTCTTCAGGCCAGACCATGTTGAAAAAGGATACCCTCCTCCTCTCCGGGGTGATGGTCAATGCCTTCTGTGCCGCACTGATCATGTTTCTGATGTCCATTACACAGGATTCCCGGCTCCACAATATTATCTTCTGGCTCATGGGAGATCTCTCCACAGCGGATCTTTACCAGGTCGGCATACTCGCAGGGCTGCTGGTCCCGGGCTTTATCCTCCTTTTCTGCCTGTCAAACGCCATGAATCTCTTACTCATGGGGAGAGAACTGGCCCAGACCATGGGCCTCAACATCAAGGCTGCGACCGTCACCCTTCTCGTAGCGACCTCGTTTATGGTCAGTTTGACGGTTTCGTATTGTGGTCCCATCGGGTTTGTAGGGCTGGTGATGCCGCACGTGCTCAGGCTCGCCGTTGGCCCGGATCACAGGGTCCTCGTGCCCGCGTGCATATTGGGCGGGGGCACGTATATGGTTCTGTGCGATCTTCTGGCAAGGACCCTTCCCGACCAGGGGGAGATGCCTGCAGGCGTGATCACCGCCATGATCGGTGTACCGCTGTTTATCATCCTGTTAAAAAAAACCAGACGATGA
- a CDS encoding ABC transporter ATP-binding protein: protein MKDAVHTKQLEYSYGDLRVLKDLSFSVHQGDFFIIIGPNGSGKTTLLKCISGILRPRAGSLEISGVPVHAYSRKSLARSIALVPQTAPVDFPFTVTEVVLMGRSPHLGILGVEHEKDLSIAHRAMEFTGVASLARRKLDQLSGGERQRVMIARAICQDPEIILLDEPTASLDLAHQVRVMDLMERLRDEKKLTILMVSHDINLAALYGNRLMLLKEGRILSLGHPSEVLTFQSLEEAYGCPLLVDKSPLGNFQRVTVVPQKFIDPGIRRVIWRP from the coding sequence ATGAAAGACGCCGTACATACCAAACAACTGGAATATTCCTACGGGGACCTCCGCGTGCTCAAGGATCTCTCCTTTTCCGTCCACCAGGGCGATTTTTTCATCATCATCGGACCCAACGGCTCTGGAAAGACCACCCTTTTGAAATGTATTTCAGGGATTCTACGACCCAGGGCAGGCAGCCTGGAGATCTCAGGCGTCCCGGTCCATGCCTACTCCCGGAAATCCCTGGCACGTTCCATTGCCCTGGTGCCCCAGACAGCGCCGGTCGATTTTCCCTTCACAGTGACCGAGGTAGTCCTCATGGGCCGGTCCCCCCATCTGGGCATATTGGGGGTGGAACATGAAAAGGACCTCTCCATCGCACACCGGGCCATGGAGTTTACCGGCGTGGCATCCCTGGCCCGCCGGAAACTGGATCAGTTGAGCGGGGGTGAACGTCAGAGGGTCATGATTGCCAGGGCCATATGTCAGGACCCCGAGATTATTCTCCTGGATGAACCCACCGCTTCCCTCGATCTTGCACATCAGGTCAGGGTCATGGACCTGATGGAAAGGCTGAGAGATGAGAAGAAGCTGACCATCCTGATGGTATCCCACGACATCAATCTTGCCGCCCTGTACGGCAACCGGTTGATGCTCCTGAAAGAAGGGCGAATCCTGAGCCTCGGTCATCCGTCCGAGGTCCTGACTTTCCAGTCCCTCGAAGAGGCCTATGGATGCCCCCTCCTGGTGGACAAGAGCCCGTTAGGGAATTTTCAGAGAGTTACGGTGGTTCCCCAAAAATTCATCGATCCGGGCATCAGGAGAGTCATCTGGAGGCCCTGA
- a CDS encoding CBS domain-containing protein has protein sequence MENMKVRDLVIPRERFPRISCNATFYEALMALESAQKKYLSGESEQRILLVEDEEGKIMGKLSPIDLLRGLETNYNRMDTQKILSRFGLDYIWKSMQDDYQLWGNPFEDLCRKAGGLRIKNFIKPPPEGQRVSVDDTLVKCFHLFVMNRHDALVVLRGDEIVGLLTFSDVYKRAAEIMKECVVETPGP, from the coding sequence ATGGAAAACATGAAAGTGCGTGATCTTGTGATCCCGAGGGAGAGATTTCCAAGGATATCCTGCAATGCCACTTTTTATGAAGCGCTGATGGCCTTGGAGAGTGCCCAGAAGAAATATCTGTCCGGAGAATCCGAGCAGAGAATCCTCCTGGTTGAGGATGAAGAGGGAAAGATCATGGGAAAGCTTTCGCCCATCGATCTCCTTCGGGGGCTGGAAACCAACTATAACAGGATGGATACCCAGAAGATCCTCAGCCGCTTCGGGCTCGATTATATCTGGAAGTCCATGCAGGATGATTACCAGCTTTGGGGAAATCCATTCGAGGATCTGTGTCGCAAGGCCGGAGGCCTCCGAATAAAAAATTTTATCAAGCCTCCCCCCGAAGGACAGCGCGTCAGTGTAGATGACACCCTGGTCAAGTGTTTTCATCTGTTTGTGATGAATCGTCACGATGCGCTTGTGGTTCTTAGGGGAGATGAAATCGTGGGGCTGTTAACCTTTTCGGATGTATACAAAAGGGCCGCCGAGATTATGAAGGAGTGCGTTGTTGAAACACCCGGGCCGTAG
- a CDS encoding universal stress protein produces the protein MRIKLKKILCTTDFSDFSNYAIPYAIRLAKEFNAKLYVCHVVDITPVAAYDEAVVQWVDQQKALTEYAQEQLNQLIGEPALDVEQLVLEGHPVDDITRIAKEKHVDLAIAATHGRSGLKRMILGSVTERLIKTLPCPLMSIRSPETVVGSLSDQEIRMNKILVGCDFSADSLLAFEYALSLAQEFQSELHLVHVIEPPIYKQLFKQDVKPSEDLRESIREPLDAMLNKMIPEEASHWCRHTTALLAGQPHEELIQYALINHMDLIVLGIRGHRLVETLLVGSTTDRVIRQAQCPVLSVRPMAATA, from the coding sequence ATGAGAATTAAATTGAAAAAAATTTTGTGCACCACAGACTTTTCGGATTTTTCCAATTACGCTATCCCATATGCCATTCGATTGGCCAAGGAATTCAATGCAAAGCTCTATGTCTGTCATGTGGTGGATATCACCCCGGTCGCTGCATATGATGAGGCGGTGGTACAGTGGGTGGACCAGCAGAAGGCCCTTACAGAATACGCACAGGAGCAACTGAATCAACTCATAGGGGAGCCGGCACTGGATGTGGAACAGCTTGTCCTCGAGGGCCATCCAGTGGACGACATTACCCGTATTGCCAAAGAAAAGCATGTCGATCTGGCCATTGCCGCAACCCACGGACGGTCCGGGTTGAAACGGATGATTTTAGGATCTGTGACTGAGCGGCTTATAAAGACCCTTCCCTGCCCGTTGATGTCGATTCGAAGTCCGGAAACAGTGGTCGGATCCCTTTCCGATCAGGAGATCCGGATGAACAAGATCCTTGTAGGATGCGACTTTTCAGCGGATTCCCTCCTGGCCTTTGAATACGCGCTCAGCCTTGCCCAGGAATTTCAATCCGAACTTCATCTGGTACACGTGATTGAGCCGCCCATCTATAAACAGCTGTTCAAACAGGATGTGAAACCATCGGAAGACCTCCGGGAGAGCATCCGGGAGCCCCTGGATGCCATGCTCAACAAGATGATCCCTGAAGAGGCCAGTCACTGGTGCCGGCATACAACGGCCCTGCTGGCCGGCCAGCCCCACGAGGAGCTCATTCAGTATGCTTTGATTAACCATATGGATCTAATCGTTTTGGGGATCAGGGGACACCGTCTGGTTGAGACATTGCTGGTCGGTTCGACCACGGATCGCGTGATCCGCCAGGCCCAATGCCCTGTCCTATCGGTGCGTCCCATGGCCGCGACGGCATAG
- a CDS encoding DUF3450 domain-containing protein, translating to MLFKMRFFLNITVLGLSALFGAGLGQSMAAEDSPSAVKQTSEQTVAVDVETQKAVDAWASEEKKLLEKIDRTERALKRVVWERKKTAEYLETLQDKTVQLREKAEEMQRINAELLPILDQGLEKLSAQVESDLPFDKTRRLQQITDAGQILNDYDAGLLVKTRTLFDAVAREVDFGYSVDIDETEIDIEGRSTRVKVLRVGRVGLYAMSMDNEKAYIWDAGQNRYLPVEDGVREIDEAVQIVERIRIIELTRLPMGSPGPPVKGEEGRHE from the coding sequence ATGCTCTTTAAAATGCGCTTTTTCCTTAACATAACGGTACTGGGACTAAGTGCCCTCTTCGGGGCGGGGCTCGGGCAGTCGATGGCCGCGGAGGATTCCCCCTCGGCCGTCAAGCAGACATCGGAGCAAACGGTTGCCGTTGATGTGGAGACCCAGAAGGCCGTGGATGCATGGGCATCGGAAGAAAAGAAACTCCTCGAAAAGATCGACCGAACGGAGCGTGCCCTCAAACGGGTGGTTTGGGAGAGGAAAAAAACCGCGGAATATCTTGAAACCCTGCAAGACAAGACGGTCCAGCTGAGGGAAAAGGCCGAGGAGATGCAGCGGATCAATGCGGAACTCCTCCCGATCCTGGACCAGGGGCTGGAAAAGCTGTCTGCACAGGTGGAAAGCGATCTCCCGTTTGACAAGACCCGACGTCTTCAGCAGATTACGGATGCAGGTCAGATCCTCAACGACTACGATGCCGGCCTCCTGGTCAAAACCCGTACCCTGTTCGATGCGGTGGCCCGGGAGGTGGATTTCGGCTATTCGGTGGACATCGACGAGACCGAGATAGACATCGAGGGACGATCCACCCGGGTCAAGGTCCTGAGGGTGGGACGGGTAGGGCTCTATGCCATGAGCATGGACAATGAAAAGGCCTATATCTGGGATGCCGGCCAGAACAGATACCTCCCGGTGGAGGACGGGGTCCGGGAGATCGACGAGGCGGTCCAGATAGTGGAACGGATCCGCATCATCGAACTGACCCGGCTCCCCATGGGAAGTCCCGGCCCCCCGGTCAAGGGTGAAGAGGGACGCCATGAATAG
- a CDS encoding MotA/TolQ/ExbB proton channel family protein, translating to MLILGLSAEAWAQRPFEEVARDIQADYRDARKEQRLTLEEITSRRKALQKKLADLEASLEAASGTLAADRERLTQLTQERDQITQEVSLRLADNKELGILFITHARNFLALVERSPYSAERPARLETLRKFVDPGRLFGLNDLKALLDMAFEDMAASREKMIYTGKMVDRRGNETEGSIIRLGHLPAMYCAQDQCGYLSLSPASGRLIMGPSPSWRVRRNLCGYFEGKTASVYTDISGGSAIQQLAHRVTLMDQLRSGGALVIPILLVGLVALILTIERLVFLGKVRHNTDDLMTRVTELVGEGDILGAIKATNPHRHRPTGRVLMAGLQHRSDPSEVIESAMSEAMLRETPRLERFLGGLKVCAAVAPLLGLLGTVTGMINTFQVIATHGTGDPRLMAGGISEAMVTTQVGLAVAIPVMIVAAFLGRRARNLSQDMEEKGLALMGALLRLRSNSDTEPAKAD from the coding sequence CTGCTTATCCTTGGCCTCTCTGCCGAGGCATGGGCCCAACGCCCCTTTGAAGAGGTCGCCCGGGATATCCAGGCCGACTATCGGGACGCGCGCAAGGAACAAAGGCTGACGCTTGAGGAAATCACATCCCGTCGCAAGGCCCTTCAGAAGAAATTGGCCGATCTGGAGGCCAGTCTCGAAGCCGCCTCCGGGACCCTTGCAGCAGACAGAGAGCGACTCACCCAATTGACTCAAGAGCGCGATCAGATCACCCAGGAGGTCTCCCTGAGGCTGGCGGACAACAAGGAACTGGGCATCCTGTTCATCACCCATGCCCGCAATTTCCTGGCCCTGGTCGAAAGGAGCCCCTACAGCGCCGAGCGGCCCGCCCGTCTGGAGACCCTGCGGAAATTTGTGGATCCGGGACGGCTCTTCGGGTTGAACGACCTCAAGGCCCTCCTCGACATGGCCTTCGAGGATATGGCCGCGTCACGCGAAAAGATGATTTATACGGGAAAGATGGTGGATCGCAGGGGAAACGAGACCGAGGGAAGCATCATTCGGCTGGGTCACCTGCCGGCCATGTATTGTGCCCAGGACCAGTGCGGGTATCTCAGCCTGAGCCCGGCCTCGGGCCGTCTCATCATGGGTCCGAGCCCGTCCTGGCGGGTGCGGCGGAATCTCTGCGGCTATTTTGAAGGAAAGACCGCCAGTGTGTATACCGACATCTCGGGGGGGTCGGCCATTCAACAGCTCGCCCACCGCGTCACCCTGATGGATCAGCTCCGGAGCGGGGGCGCGCTGGTGATCCCGATCCTTTTGGTGGGGCTGGTGGCCCTGATCCTCACCATCGAGCGGCTCGTCTTCCTGGGAAAGGTACGCCACAATACGGACGATCTTATGACCCGGGTCACGGAACTGGTGGGCGAAGGCGATATTCTGGGCGCCATAAAGGCCACGAATCCGCATCGACATCGCCCCACCGGCCGGGTGTTGATGGCGGGTCTGCAGCACCGGAGCGACCCGAGCGAGGTCATCGAAAGCGCCATGTCCGAGGCCATGCTGAGGGAGACCCCGCGACTGGAGCGCTTCCTGGGCGGGCTCAAGGTCTGCGCTGCGGTGGCGCCGCTTCTGGGCCTTCTCGGGACAGTCACCGGGATGATCAACACCTTTCAGGTCATTGCCACCCACGGGACCGGCGATCCCCGGTTGATGGCGGGCGGCATCAGCGAGGCCATGGTCACCACCCAGGTGGGACTGGCCGTGGCCATTCCGGTGATGATCGTCGCGGCCTTTCTGGGAAGGCGGGCCCGGAACCTGTCCCAGGACATGGAGGAAAAAGGCCTGGCCCTCATGGGGGCACTCCTCCGGCTGCGGAGCAACAGCGACACTGAGCCAGCGAAGGCAGATTAA
- a CDS encoding MotA/TolQ/ExbB proton channel family protein: MDIFSGFWNLVETGGPIMIPIGAISLWMWTLIVLKAEWILRVRRRPLLVSDALKRLEGQVLLNEQACCPRSEALSFFMERYFRGKALLSGEADQLFFDVAVRRQVQGLYRHIPTIMVLAAAAPLLGLLGTVNGMVETFRVIGMYGMGNAQAMASGIKEALITTQAGLLVAIPGVLAGQAMRKEIRRIHQNVLVFQQAVSQWLEKESRKCSV, from the coding sequence ATGGACATCTTCAGCGGTTTTTGGAACCTGGTGGAGACCGGGGGCCCCATCATGATTCCCATCGGGGCGATCTCCCTCTGGATGTGGACGTTGATCGTGCTCAAGGCCGAATGGATCCTGCGGGTAAGACGTAGGCCCCTTCTGGTGAGCGATGCCCTGAAACGTCTGGAGGGACAGGTTCTTCTCAATGAACAGGCGTGCTGTCCCAGGTCCGAGGCACTCAGTTTTTTTATGGAGCGTTACTTCCGGGGAAAGGCCCTTTTGAGCGGAGAAGCGGATCAGCTCTTCTTCGATGTGGCGGTTCGACGTCAGGTCCAGGGGCTCTACCGCCACATCCCGACCATTATGGTCCTTGCGGCCGCGGCCCCGCTCTTAGGGCTGCTCGGTACGGTCAACGGCATGGTGGAGACCTTTCGTGTGATCGGCATGTACGGCATGGGCAATGCCCAGGCCATGGCCTCGGGCATCAAGGAGGCCCTGATCACCACCCAGGCCGGGCTCTTGGTGGCCATTCCGGGCGTACTGGCCGGCCAGGCCATGCGAAAGGAGATCCGCAGGATACATCAGAATGTCCTCGTATTTCAGCAGGCCGTGTCCCAATGGCTTGAAAAGGAGTCGCGGAAATGCTCCGTTTAG
- a CDS encoding biopolymer transporter ExbD, producing the protein MLRLGGIAAARIQDEDAGDVEINMMPLIDMIFILLIFFLVTASFVRESGVEVNRPEATTAEKKEAAGMVAGITEGGQIFIDGEQVDLRRVRGLVEIFLVENAQAGVILDADEACPTGRLVAVLDQCRLAGAKNIAVAARRME; encoded by the coding sequence ATGCTCCGTTTAGGCGGTATCGCTGCGGCAAGAATCCAGGACGAAGACGCCGGCGACGTGGAAATCAATATGATGCCGTTGATCGACATGATCTTCATCCTCCTCATCTTTTTTCTGGTGACGGCCAGTTTTGTTCGGGAATCGGGTGTCGAGGTGAACCGGCCCGAGGCGACCACGGCAGAGAAAAAGGAGGCCGCCGGCATGGTGGCGGGCATCACCGAGGGCGGGCAGATCTTTATAGACGGCGAGCAGGTGGACCTTCGGCGGGTTCGCGGGCTGGTGGAGATCTTTCTGGTTGAAAACGCTCAGGCCGGCGTCATCCTCGACGCGGATGAGGCCTGCCCCACCGGCCGTCTGGTGGCGGTCCTGGATCAGTGCCGGCTGGCCGGTGCAAAGAACATCGCCGTGGCAGCCAGGAGGATGGAGTGA